A genomic segment from Microcoleus sp. AS-A8 encodes:
- a CDS encoding DUF2103 domain-containing protein, translating into MSNTNNGRLVWNHSTHIPGLIPVLERLTKYTGIQTITPAVIGRAKSHCPRMQLKVSVPIRGGFKIIARSGKTYQEVFIITLLSKGELEEAIAQVLKR; encoded by the coding sequence ATGAGCAATACCAACAACGGCAGGCTGGTTTGGAATCACTCAACTCACATTCCGGGTTTGATACCAGTTCTCGAACGTCTCACCAAATACACGGGAATTCAAACGATTACCCCTGCCGTTATTGGACGGGCTAAAAGTCATTGCCCTCGGATGCAATTAAAAGTATCGGTGCCGATTCGCGGGGGCTTTAAGATTATTGCTCGGTCTGGGAAAACCTATCAAGAGGTATTTATTATTACCCTTTTGAGTAAAGGTGAATTAGAAGAGGCGATCGCTCAAGTTTTGAAACGCTGA
- the clpS gene encoding ATP-dependent Clp protease adapter ClpS, which produces MVQLAVSYATSASPVIAPEKSGQVTRQHYPNYKVIVLDDDFNTFQHVHDCLVKYIPGMTSDRAWELTNQVHFEGQAIVWVGPQEQAELYHQQLSRAGLTMAPIEAA; this is translated from the coding sequence ATGGTACAATTAGCGGTTTCTTACGCGACATCTGCATCGCCAGTTATAGCTCCTGAAAAATCGGGTCAAGTGACTCGCCAGCACTATCCCAATTACAAGGTGATTGTGCTCGACGATGATTTCAACACGTTTCAGCACGTTCACGACTGTTTGGTGAAGTATATTCCTGGAATGACGAGCGATCGCGCCTGGGAACTCACCAATCAGGTTCATTTTGAAGGCCAAGCCATTGTTTGGGTTGGCCCGCAAGAACAGGCGGAACTTTACCACCAACAGTTGAGCCGTGCAGGGTTAACGATGGCTCCCATAGAAGCAGCATAA
- a CDS encoding helix-turn-helix transcriptional regulator: MAKPKKFAIDPVALIVTPGDNRNNYLPGNKDSEMGIASTSTPLSPNRDASFANLLKHWRNQRGLSQLDLALAGNVSQRHISFLESGRANPSRDMVLQLAAVLDVPLRDQNIMLTAAGFAPIYSQSDLSAPEVEPIRKAIEFILRQQEPYPALVMDRYWNLLQSNTSAQRLTNWLIHPDELQRRFCIDGKINLMRLMFHPQGFKRFVANWEEISSHLIQRVYREAFVDGHSDESMALFQELEAYPDVPHLWQQSLPRTWQLPLLTVQFVKDGLSLNLFSTIATLGTPHDITLQELRIESLFPADEATQASLSKPISNVFGHDSMNYPS; the protein is encoded by the coding sequence GTGGCGAAGCCTAAAAAGTTCGCTATCGATCCTGTTGCTTTGATTGTGACCCCAGGAGATAATAGAAACAATTACCTGCCAGGTAATAAGGACAGTGAAATGGGCATCGCTTCAACCTCAACACCATTGTCTCCTAACCGAGATGCCTCCTTTGCTAATTTGCTGAAACACTGGCGCAATCAACGGGGTTTGAGTCAACTCGATTTGGCTTTAGCTGGCAATGTCTCTCAGCGGCATATCAGTTTCTTAGAATCAGGTAGAGCCAATCCCAGCCGGGATATGGTGCTGCAACTGGCGGCTGTGCTAGATGTTCCCCTGCGCGATCAAAACATCATGCTGACGGCAGCCGGCTTTGCGCCGATTTATTCCCAAAGCGATTTATCAGCGCCTGAAGTTGAACCCATCCGCAAAGCGATAGAGTTTATCTTGCGCCAGCAAGAACCCTATCCGGCATTAGTGATGGATCGCTACTGGAATTTGCTCCAGAGCAATACGTCAGCGCAACGACTAACCAATTGGTTAATTCATCCAGACGAGTTGCAACGCCGCTTCTGCATCGACGGCAAAATCAATTTGATGCGACTGATGTTTCATCCTCAAGGGTTCAAGCGGTTTGTGGCGAATTGGGAAGAAATCAGTAGCCATCTGATTCAACGGGTGTATCGAGAAGCGTTCGTCGATGGACATAGCGACGAATCGATGGCTCTTTTCCAAGAGCTAGAAGCTTATCCAGATGTCCCCCACTTGTGGCAGCAATCCCTACCTCGCACCTGGCAATTACCCTTATTGACAGTACAGTTTGTCAAAGACGGACTGAGCCTTAACTTATTTTCAACAATCGCCACGTTAGGCACCCCTCATGATATTACGTTGCAGGAGTTGCGGATTGAAAGTCTGTTTCCGGCAGATGAGGCGACGCAAGCCAGTCTCTCGAAGCCTATAAGCAACGTTTTTGGACACGACTCAATGAACTACCCATCCTGA
- a CDS encoding DUF2834 domain-containing protein: MSNATYLQRQIPTGQKNLSVKSLYLLLTIVGAIAPWSVLLTFFLQNGLAIDLFFQNAFANHVASAIAIDLLICADVFFCFSFIELKRLGLSRRWLSIYVVVTFGIGVSCALPLFLYWRERTLETMTFKEA; the protein is encoded by the coding sequence ATGTCCAATGCAACTTATTTACAGCGGCAAATCCCTACAGGTCAAAAAAATCTATCAGTTAAATCCCTCTATCTGCTGCTGACGATTGTTGGTGCGATCGCACCTTGGAGCGTTCTGCTGACTTTCTTTCTCCAGAATGGTCTTGCTATCGATTTGTTTTTCCAGAATGCATTCGCTAATCATGTCGCTTCTGCCATAGCAATAGATTTGCTCATTTGTGCAGATGTCTTCTTCTGTTTCTCATTTATTGAACTGAAGCGATTAGGTTTGTCTCGTCGCTGGTTGTCTATTTATGTTGTCGTTACCTTTGGGATTGGTGTATCTTGTGCCTTGCCTTTATTTTTATATTGGCGGGAGCGAACGTTAGAAACCATGACCTTTAAGGAGGCGTAA